The proteins below come from a single Rhizobium tropici CIAT 899 genomic window:
- a CDS encoding LysE family translocator: MSSLAIFFSVIAAVFIGAVSPGPSFVLVSRIAISRSRKAGLAAAFGMGTGSVIFATLALFGLSALLMKVEWLYLALKIGGGLYLIYVGIRIWRSAADDLPIDAPATPAEGGVVRNFLFALGTQLSNPKTAIFYGSIFAALLPAAPAPWLLFAVPPAVLLVEVGWYTVVTLAFSSNRPRALYVGSKLWIDRVAGAVIGALGARLVAEGLPRHIWR, from the coding sequence GTCTTCATCGGAGCCGTCAGTCCCGGCCCGAGCTTCGTGCTCGTTTCACGCATCGCCATTTCGCGCTCTCGCAAGGCGGGGCTTGCCGCGGCTTTCGGCATGGGAACCGGTAGCGTCATTTTCGCGACCTTGGCCCTGTTCGGCTTGAGCGCGTTGCTGATGAAGGTCGAATGGCTGTATCTCGCGCTGAAAATCGGCGGCGGCCTTTATCTGATCTATGTCGGCATCCGCATCTGGCGCAGCGCGGCGGATGACCTTCCCATCGACGCGCCGGCAACGCCGGCGGAGGGTGGCGTGGTGCGTAATTTCCTCTTTGCGCTCGGCACGCAGCTCAGCAATCCGAAGACGGCCATTTTCTACGGCAGTATCTTCGCCGCACTCCTTCCGGCGGCTCCGGCTCCCTGGCTGCTCTTTGCGGTTCCGCCCGCAGTCCTCCTGGTCGAGGTTGGCTGGTACACCGTGGTGACACTGGCCTTCTCCTCCAACCGCCCACGTGCACTTTATGTCGGATCAAAGCTCTGGATCGACAGGGTGGCGGGTGCCGTCATCGGTGCCCTTGGAGCGCGGCTTGTCGCCGAGGGGCTGCCGCGCCACATCTGGCGTTAA
- a CDS encoding tetratricopeptide repeat protein yields MPAVAAASSFRTFLLQGASVALLALTLASCSTTGQDRMTTGSIPKTSKSVDTMNSTELAQATATFGKAYDANPKDRDAGVNYANALRMSGRNNQALAVMQQVAIANPTDRGVLAAYGKAQAAAGQLDEALSTIDRAQLPDRPDWRLVSAQGAILDQLGRSQDARAKYRDALVLAPNEPTILSNLGMSYVLTGDLKNAENYLRTAISQPGSDSRVRQNLALVVGLQGRFAEAEQIARQELTPQQANANVAYLRGMLAQQNSWQKLAASGNSRKVAQQ; encoded by the coding sequence ATGCCCGCCGTCGCAGCTGCGTCTTCATTCAGAACCTTTCTTTTGCAGGGAGCTTCCGTCGCACTTCTGGCGCTCACGCTCGCAAGCTGCTCGACGACCGGACAGGACAGGATGACGACGGGCTCGATCCCCAAGACTTCGAAATCTGTCGATACGATGAACAGCACGGAGCTGGCTCAGGCGACCGCGACGTTTGGCAAGGCCTATGATGCCAATCCCAAGGATCGCGATGCCGGCGTCAACTACGCCAATGCGCTGCGCATGAGCGGCCGCAACAATCAGGCGCTTGCGGTCATGCAGCAGGTGGCAATCGCCAATCCAACCGACCGCGGCGTGCTGGCGGCCTATGGCAAAGCCCAGGCGGCGGCAGGCCAGCTCGACGAGGCGCTTTCGACCATTGACCGCGCCCAGCTTCCGGATCGGCCGGACTGGCGCCTGGTTTCAGCGCAGGGCGCTATCCTCGATCAGCTTGGGCGCTCCCAAGATGCGCGCGCCAAATATCGGGATGCGCTGGTGCTGGCTCCAAACGAGCCGACCATCCTTTCCAATCTCGGCATGTCCTATGTGCTGACCGGCGATCTCAAGAATGCGGAAAACTATCTCCGCACGGCCATCTCGCAGCCGGGCTCCGATAGCCGCGTACGGCAGAATCTGGCGCTGGTCGTCGGTCTGCAGGGCCGGTTTGCGGAAGCCGAACAGATTGCGCGGCAGGAACTGACACCGCAACAGGCGAACGCCAACGTTGCCTATCTGCGCGGCATGCTGGCGCAGCAGAACTCCTGGCAGAAGCTTGCCGCCAGCGGCAACAGCAGGAAAGTCGCCCAACAATAG
- a CDS encoding leucyl aminopeptidase family protein, with protein MAPFQFIERATPFNSKGGATLPIFAVTPAHIETGTIDPIALDWARKAGYKAESGSLLLIPTAEGHLGGALFGLGSNPSEQPFLTGKLARSLPAGTWHIETAPLTANRLSLGFGLGSYRFDRYKSEKAAAPTLMIPRDADAADIKRQLAGVFLARDLINTPTNDMGPEQLEAAFRALAEHYKAEMSVIIGDDLLKENFPLVHTVGRASADAPRLLELHWGKKGHRRITLVGKGVCFDTGGLDIKPASSMLLMKKDMGGAANVMGLALMIMDAKLKVDLRVIIPVVENSISANAFRPGDIYKSRKGLTVQIDNTDAEGRLILADALAYADEDAPDLMIDMATLTGAARVALGPDLPPFFTDDSELASDLTEASLETDDPLWRMPLYMGYDKDIRTKFADITNAPSGGMAGAITAALFLKRFVTKTPSWVHFDIFGWAPSERPHSPGGGEAQAIRALYHHIRQSVR; from the coding sequence ATGGCCCCCTTTCAATTCATCGAGCGCGCGACGCCTTTCAATTCGAAGGGTGGTGCGACCCTGCCGATCTTTGCCGTCACCCCTGCACATATCGAGACGGGCACCATCGATCCCATCGCGCTCGATTGGGCACGCAAGGCGGGTTACAAGGCCGAAAGCGGCTCGCTGTTGTTGATCCCGACCGCTGAAGGGCATCTGGGCGGAGCTCTGTTCGGCCTCGGCTCCAATCCGTCCGAACAACCCTTCCTCACAGGCAAGCTGGCACGCAGCCTGCCGGCCGGCACCTGGCATATTGAGACGGCGCCGCTGACGGCGAACCGGCTCTCGCTTGGTTTCGGTCTCGGCAGCTATCGCTTCGACCGCTACAAATCAGAAAAAGCCGCGGCGCCGACATTGATGATCCCGCGCGATGCCGATGCTGCCGATATCAAGCGCCAGCTGGCAGGCGTCTTCCTCGCGCGCGATCTCATCAACACGCCGACCAACGATATGGGTCCGGAACAGCTCGAAGCCGCCTTCCGGGCGCTGGCCGAGCACTACAAGGCTGAGATGTCCGTCATCATCGGCGATGATCTCCTGAAGGAGAATTTCCCGCTGGTCCATACGGTGGGACGTGCGAGCGCCGATGCGCCGCGCCTTCTGGAACTGCATTGGGGCAAGAAGGGTCATCGCCGCATCACCCTGGTCGGCAAGGGCGTGTGCTTCGACACCGGCGGCCTCGATATCAAGCCGGCATCCTCGATGCTTCTGATGAAGAAGGACATGGGCGGTGCCGCCAACGTCATGGGTCTGGCGCTGATGATCATGGACGCCAAGCTCAAGGTCGATCTGCGCGTCATCATTCCGGTCGTCGAGAATTCGATCTCGGCCAATGCCTTCCGCCCTGGCGATATCTACAAGAGCCGCAAGGGCCTGACCGTGCAGATCGACAATACCGATGCCGAGGGGCGGCTGATCCTTGCCGATGCGCTCGCCTATGCCGACGAGGACGCGCCGGACCTGATGATCGACATGGCGACGCTGACGGGTGCTGCCCGCGTCGCGCTCGGCCCAGATCTGCCGCCCTTCTTCACCGACGATAGCGAACTTGCCAGCGATCTGACCGAGGCGAGCCTGGAGACGGATGATCCGCTGTGGCGCATGCCGCTCTATATGGGCTACGATAAGGATATTCGCACCAAATTTGCCGATATCACCAATGCGCCATCAGGCGGCATGGCCGGCGCCATTACGGCCGCCCTGTTCCTCAAGCGCTTCGTGACGAAGACACCGAGCTGGGTGCATTTCGACATCTTCGGCTGGGCACCGAGCGAACGTCCGCATTCGCCCGGCGGCGGCGAGGCACAGGCCATCCGGGCGCTCTATCACCATATCAGGCAGAGCGTGCGGTAG
- a CDS encoding MarR family transcriptional regulator, with protein sequence MPLELTASQALGLWHGVTLAQVRREDHDLTLRQTAILLQIYLVPPPHTVRGLAATLGVTKPVITRALDTMGVMGLVDRVRDDRDRRNVIIKRTVTGALYLEKLGDLIIEHGRKL encoded by the coding sequence TTGCCGCTTGAACTCACCGCCTCGCAGGCTCTCGGCCTTTGGCACGGCGTGACGCTCGCTCAGGTGCGCCGCGAGGATCATGATTTGACGCTGCGGCAGACGGCGATTCTGCTGCAGATCTATCTTGTGCCGCCGCCGCATACCGTACGCGGCCTGGCCGCGACGCTCGGCGTCACCAAGCCGGTCATTACCCGGGCGCTTGACACCATGGGCGTGATGGGATTGGTCGACCGCGTGCGCGACGATCGCGATCGCCGCAATGTCATCATTAAGCGAACAGTCACCGGCGCGCTCTATCTTGAAAAACTCGGCGATCTCATCATCGAGCACGGCCGAAAATTGTAA
- a CDS encoding NlpC/P60 family protein, translating to MMLDRRLNAFRPDLAEASLKGKVEAERFVEGIAARVAVPVVALRPKPDLASGIDTELLMGEEVTIFERRDGWCWIKAVSDGYVGYLPETAIKEGAAAPTHVVVPQRTFLYPEPELRKPHAAILSMGSLVYVTGTAEARGNHYVVLEDGTAIFAKHVQPIGYNKGGDFVDVALRFIETPYLWGGRSGLGIDCSGLVQLALSMTGRVAPRDTDMQATGLGQPIERGELKRGDFVFWKGHVAIMEDPETIVHANGHTMTVARENFAAAIERIGWLYERPTGYRRFID from the coding sequence ATGATGCTTGACCGCCGTCTCAATGCTTTCAGACCCGATCTTGCCGAGGCTTCTCTCAAGGGCAAGGTTGAGGCCGAGCGTTTCGTCGAAGGTATTGCTGCACGCGTTGCCGTGCCGGTCGTTGCGCTCCGGCCGAAGCCGGATCTCGCCTCGGGCATCGATACCGAGCTCTTGATGGGCGAAGAGGTGACGATATTCGAGCGCCGCGACGGCTGGTGCTGGATCAAGGCTGTGTCTGACGGCTATGTCGGCTATCTTCCGGAAACGGCGATCAAGGAGGGCGCGGCAGCGCCGACCCATGTCGTCGTCCCGCAGCGCACTTTCCTCTATCCCGAGCCGGAGCTGCGCAAGCCGCATGCTGCGATCCTCTCCATGGGCAGCCTCGTATATGTGACCGGTACGGCGGAGGCACGGGGCAATCACTATGTCGTCCTGGAGGATGGAACCGCTATTTTCGCAAAGCATGTCCAGCCGATCGGCTACAACAAGGGCGGCGATTTTGTCGATGTCGCCTTACGCTTCATCGAGACGCCCTATCTCTGGGGCGGCCGCTCGGGTCTCGGTATCGATTGCTCCGGCCTCGTACAGCTGGCGCTGTCGATGACGGGCCGCGTCGCACCGCGCGATACCGACATGCAGGCCACCGGCCTCGGCCAGCCAATAGAGCGCGGGGAGCTGAAGCGCGGCGATTTCGTCTTCTGGAAGGGGCATGTGGCGATTATGGAAGATCCCGAAACCATCGTCCACGCCAACGGCCATACCATGACCGTCGCCCGTGAGAATTTCGCCGCCGCCATCGAGCGCATCGGCTGGCTTTATGAAAGGCCGACCGGCTATCGCCGTTTCATCGACTGA
- a CDS encoding DMT family transporter, translating to MSQPDTEYDMRSPSLGESADTKGFLLGVMAMVLAALAMSISPSLVRLADVGPFASAFWRVFLALPILWIWMRYAEVAEPNAPRASFTIPTILAGIAFTGDLFFWHLSIMRTTIANATFFATMAPLWVVIFGWLLLRQRVSRATLLGLLVCLAGGTALVVQSLAFNPDRAVGDALAIITGAFFGLYFLAVGAARPGTNAARVTFELSIITSAILFLIAFFFEPRILPQSISGWCMLLALGLISHAGGQGLLSVALGRLPTVFSSLVIFLESIAAALFAWFLFGENVTLLQALGGIVIVAGIWIARPRTP from the coding sequence ATGTCACAGCCGGACACCGAATACGATATGCGCAGCCCGAGCCTCGGAGAAAGCGCCGATACGAAGGGTTTTCTTCTCGGCGTAATGGCGATGGTTCTCGCGGCGCTGGCGATGAGCATCTCGCCGAGCCTCGTGCGCCTTGCCGATGTCGGGCCTTTCGCCAGCGCCTTCTGGCGTGTCTTTCTAGCGCTACCGATCCTTTGGATATGGATGCGCTACGCGGAGGTCGCCGAGCCCAATGCGCCTCGCGCCAGCTTCACGATACCGACGATTCTCGCCGGCATCGCCTTTACGGGCGACCTGTTCTTTTGGCATCTCTCGATCATGCGCACGACGATTGCCAACGCCACCTTCTTCGCGACGATGGCACCGCTATGGGTCGTCATCTTCGGCTGGCTTCTTTTGAGACAGCGTGTCAGCCGCGCCACGCTTCTCGGTCTCCTCGTCTGCCTTGCGGGCGGCACGGCGCTCGTTGTCCAAAGCCTGGCGTTCAATCCGGATCGCGCCGTCGGCGATGCGCTCGCCATCATTACCGGCGCGTTCTTCGGCCTTTATTTCCTGGCGGTCGGCGCGGCGCGTCCCGGGACCAACGCCGCGCGCGTTACCTTCGAATTGAGCATCATAACGTCGGCGATCCTGTTCCTGATCGCCTTCTTCTTCGAGCCGCGCATATTGCCGCAGTCGATCTCGGGATGGTGCATGCTCCTGGCACTCGGCCTCATCAGCCATGCCGGCGGACAGGGACTGCTTTCGGTCGCGCTCGGACGGTTGCCGACCGTATTCTCCTCGCTCGTCATTTTCCTGGAATCGATCGCAGCCGCGCTTTTCGCCTGGTTCCTGTTCGGCGAAAACGTCACGCTGTTGCAGGCGCTTGGCGGCATCGTCATCGTCGCTGGCATCTGGATCGCGCGCCCCCGCACGCCGTAA